From Neobacillus sp. PS2-9, the proteins below share one genomic window:
- a CDS encoding DUF1934 domain-containing protein, with translation MKIKVKTTIEQDGDKETYELMVFGRYLEKDGASFLKYEEVQDEGSVRTIVKVADQDALILRGGAVKMRLPFRLNKVLRGSYEMPFGVFETLTMAKRLEHSFKNGQGLIDILYDFKMQGSPGGTYRLEITFEEDGK, from the coding sequence ATGAAGATTAAGGTGAAAACGACGATTGAGCAGGACGGGGACAAGGAAACCTATGAGTTGATGGTGTTTGGCCGTTATCTTGAGAAGGATGGTGCCTCGTTTCTTAAATATGAGGAAGTGCAGGACGAAGGTAGTGTTCGCACGATTGTGAAGGTGGCGGATCAGGACGCATTGATTTTACGAGGCGGTGCGGTGAAGATGCGGTTGCCGTTTCGGTTGAATAAGGTGCTTCGCGGAAGTTATGAGATGCCGTTTGGTGTGTTTGAAACGTTGACGATGGCCAAAAGGTTGGAGCATTCGTTTAAAAATGGCCAAGGCTTGATTGATATATTGTATGATTTTAAGATGCAGGGTTCGCCCGGTGGTACATATCGATTAGAAATTACCTTTGAGGAGGATGGGAAATGA
- a CDS encoding PBP1A family penicillin-binding protein, with protein sequence MEIMTDQGFRKTIKYLRAFIIISLIGMICMLIIFGSILAYAKILGAPPLAVPQSTLFFADDGTLIGESNSGQKRYWVRLKDISPDLVNATVSIEDKNFYEHHGFDFKRIAGAVVADVQAFAKVQGASTITQQYARNLFLEHDKTWKRKLHEAFYTIRLEMNYSKKDILEGYLNTIYYGNGAYGVEAASQYYYGKKAADLTLAEASMLAGIPKGPGYYSPLASMERAKTRQHTILQSMVKNKYISKKTAKTAVEQPLTLVGVHSTQKVKVAPYFQDAVKNALKNQLHLDDRTIALGGLKVYTTLNLHQQEAAERQVNQYVASTSEIQVGLVAMDPKNGYVRAMIGGRDYEKSPFNRAIQAVRQPGSTIKPLLYYAALEQGFTPSSTMRSEFTTFHFDDGQADYTPHNFNNKYADGEITLAQALAVSDNIFAVKTHLFLGEDTLIKAAKRFGLSTKMAEVPSLALGTSGVRVIEMANAYSLFANGGKRVNPTFITRVEDYNGNVIFEKENQSEKVLDPAKAYVMTQMLTGIFDSKLNGYAKVTGSTVIKNITRPYAGKSGSTETDSWMIGFSPQLVTAVWAGYDIGKPLELVAEKTYAKKIWANFMEEALDGKPVKAFKPPKEGVVGVYVNPENGKLATKDCPVRRFTYYVAGTQPTDYCTDHIKNPDSTKKKDIKKVPWYKKIMPWN encoded by the coding sequence ATGGAAATCATGACTGATCAAGGGTTTCGGAAGACCATAAAATATTTGCGTGCCTTTATTATCATCAGTTTGATAGGCATGATTTGCATGCTTATTATCTTTGGTAGCATTCTGGCCTACGCAAAGATATTAGGTGCACCTCCGCTCGCGGTTCCGCAATCTACCTTATTTTTTGCAGATGATGGAACCTTGATTGGCGAAAGTAATAGTGGTCAAAAACGGTACTGGGTGCGGTTGAAGGATATTTCACCTGACTTAGTAAATGCGACCGTTTCAATTGAAGATAAAAATTTTTACGAGCATCATGGCTTTGATTTCAAACGAATTGCCGGTGCGGTGGTTGCCGACGTTCAAGCCTTTGCCAAAGTGCAGGGAGCCAGCACGATCACCCAGCAATACGCAAGGAATCTTTTTCTTGAGCACGACAAGACGTGGAAACGAAAGCTGCATGAGGCATTCTATACCATTCGCCTCGAAATGAACTATTCGAAAAAGGATATTCTGGAAGGTTATTTAAATACCATCTACTATGGCAACGGTGCTTACGGTGTAGAAGCTGCAAGCCAATATTATTATGGAAAAAAGGCAGCGGACTTAACCTTGGCGGAAGCAAGCATGCTCGCAGGCATTCCAAAGGGGCCAGGCTATTATTCTCCGCTCGCGTCAATGGAGCGAGCGAAAACCCGGCAGCATACTATTTTACAAAGCATGGTCAAAAACAAATACATTTCGAAAAAGACTGCTAAAACAGCAGTAGAACAGCCGCTCACCTTAGTGGGTGTTCATTCGACTCAAAAGGTGAAGGTTGCTCCTTATTTTCAGGATGCGGTCAAAAATGCATTGAAAAATCAATTACATTTAGATGACCGCACGATTGCTCTCGGCGGTTTAAAGGTATATACGACCCTTAACCTACACCAGCAGGAAGCAGCAGAACGCCAAGTCAATCAATATGTGGCTAGCACCTCTGAAATACAGGTCGGTTTAGTCGCAATGGATCCGAAGAACGGATATGTGAGGGCCATGATTGGAGGACGCGACTATGAGAAAAGTCCTTTTAACAGGGCGATTCAAGCCGTTCGGCAGCCAGGTTCTACCATCAAGCCTCTATTGTATTATGCGGCACTTGAGCAGGGGTTTACCCCTTCCTCGACCATGAGAAGTGAGTTTACAACTTTCCATTTTGATGACGGCCAGGCGGATTATACCCCGCATAACTTTAACAATAAGTATGCAGACGGAGAAATTACACTCGCTCAAGCGCTCGCCGTATCTGATAATATTTTTGCTGTAAAAACTCATCTATTTTTAGGAGAAGATACATTAATTAAGGCCGCCAAGCGGTTCGGCTTGTCTACAAAAATGGCAGAGGTCCCGTCGCTGGCGCTAGGAACCTCAGGTGTTCGTGTAATCGAAATGGCTAATGCCTACAGCCTGTTTGCCAACGGTGGAAAACGTGTAAACCCAACCTTTATTACAAGAGTTGAAGACTATAATGGCAATGTCATTTTTGAAAAAGAAAATCAGTCAGAAAAGGTATTAGACCCAGCTAAAGCGTATGTCATGACGCAAATGCTTACGGGGATTTTTGATTCAAAACTAAATGGGTATGCCAAGGTCACTGGAAGTACGGTAATCAAAAACATTACCCGTCCCTATGCAGGAAAATCCGGTTCTACCGAAACCGATAGTTGGATGATTGGTTTTTCGCCGCAGCTCGTGACGGCTGTGTGGGCAGGATATGATATTGGGAAGCCGCTTGAGCTTGTGGCAGAGAAGACGTACGCCAAGAAAATTTGGGCGAACTTTATGGAGGAAGCTTTAGATGGAAAGCCAGTCAAAGCGTTTAAACCGCCAAAAGAAGGAGTCGTCGGTGTTTACGTGAATCCGGAAAACGGCAAGCTGGCAACAAAGGATTGTCCAGTCCGCCGCTTCACTTATTACGTTGCCGGCACCCAGCCAACGGACTATTGCACCGATCACATCAAAAATCCTGATTCAACCAAGAAGAAGGACATTAAGAAGGTCCCTTGGTATAAAAAGATTATGCCTTGGAATTAG
- the speE gene encoding spermidine synthase, whose translation MSIWFTEKQTENFGITMKVNKTLHTEQTEFQKLDMIETEEWGNMLLLDDMVMTSVKDEFVYHEMVAHVPLFTHPNPENVLVVGGGDGGVIREVLKHPSVKKATLVDIDGKVIEYSKKFLPEIAGKLEDPRVDVRVDDGFMHIANSENEYDVIMVDSTEPVGPAVNLFTKGFYAGISKALKEDGIFVAQSDNPWFKADLIRNVQRDVKEIFPITRLYVANIPTYPSGLWAFTIGSKKYDPLEVSEDRFHEIETKYYTKELHKAAFVLPKFVGDLVK comes from the coding sequence ATGTCAATTTGGTTTACAGAAAAACAAACCGAAAATTTTGGTATCACAATGAAAGTAAATAAAACATTACATACAGAGCAAACAGAATTTCAAAAGTTAGATATGATTGAAACAGAAGAATGGGGCAACATGCTTCTATTAGATGACATGGTTATGACTTCTGTTAAAGATGAGTTCGTTTACCACGAAATGGTGGCACACGTTCCTTTATTCACACATCCAAACCCTGAAAATGTACTAGTAGTAGGCGGCGGTGACGGTGGCGTAATCCGTGAAGTGTTAAAGCACCCAAGCGTGAAGAAGGCAACGCTTGTTGATATAGACGGGAAAGTTATCGAGTATTCTAAGAAGTTTCTTCCTGAAATTGCTGGAAAGTTAGAAGACCCACGCGTAGATGTACGTGTAGACGACGGTTTCATGCACATTGCGAACAGCGAAAACGAGTATGATGTCATCATGGTTGACTCTACAGAACCAGTTGGTCCGGCGGTAAACCTATTTACTAAAGGCTTCTATGCTGGGATTTCAAAGGCATTAAAAGAAGACGGAATCTTCGTTGCTCAATCAGATAACCCTTGGTTCAAAGCGGACTTAATTCGCAACGTACAACGCGATGTAAAGGAAATCTTCCCAATCACTCGTTTGTATGTAGCCAACATCCCTACGTACCCAAGCGGCCTGTGGGCATTTACAATTGGTTCAAAGAAATACGATCCATTAGAAGTAAGCGAAGATCGCTTCCACGAAATCGAAACAAAATACTACACAAAAGAACTGCACAAAGCAGCATTCGTATTGCCTAAATTCGTTGGCGATTTAGTGAAATAA
- a CDS encoding H-type small acid-soluble spore protein yields MNVGRAKEIMESADMINVTYDGTPVIIQNVDETTRMARIYSRKDPENERDVPVLNLIEE; encoded by the coding sequence ATGAATGTTGGAAGAGCAAAGGAAATTATGGAATCAGCCGATATGATTAATGTGACGTACGATGGAACGCCAGTGATTATTCAAAACGTGGATGAAACCACTAGGATGGCCCGGATTTATTCCAGAAAAGACCCTGAGAACGAAAGAGATGTGCCTGTTTTAAATCTAATAGAGGAATAA
- the argS gene encoding arginine--tRNA ligase produces the protein MNIVEMTQSKIKEEIRAAVLKAELATEDQIPDVILETPKDKAHGDYSTNMAMQLARVAKKAPRMIAEALVEHFDRSKASIEKIELAGPGFINFYMNNSYLTDLIPTVLEAGEKYGETTVGGGQKIQVEFVSANPTGDLHLGHARGAAVGDSLCNVLAKAGYAVSREYYINDAGNQINNLAKSVDARYFQALGMDKQMPEDGYHGADIVGIGQALADEFGDKYVNVAEEERFEFFREYGLKFEMEKLRKDLEDFRVGFDVWYSETSLYKNGKIDEALDALRATGYIYEEEGATWLRSMDFGDDKNRVLIKQDGSYTYLTPDIAYHKDKLDRGFEKLINIWGADHHGYIPRMKAALQALGYDRDTLEVEIIQLVHLYKNGEKMKMSKRTGKAVTMRDLVDEVGLDATRYFFAMRSSDTHMDFDLDLAVSESNENPVYYAQYAHARISSILRSGEEQGVKVDEAADFSLVSSEKEMDLLKKVGEFPSAVGEAAVKRMPHRITNYIFDLASTFHSFYNAEKVLDMDNVERTKARLALVRSVQITLKNALALIGVSAPEKM, from the coding sequence ATGAATATAGTAGAGATGACGCAAAGTAAGATCAAGGAAGAGATTCGAGCGGCTGTTCTGAAGGCAGAGCTTGCGACGGAGGACCAGATTCCTGATGTAATCCTGGAGACTCCGAAGGATAAGGCGCACGGGGATTATTCGACGAATATGGCGATGCAGCTGGCTCGTGTGGCGAAGAAGGCGCCGCGGATGATTGCGGAAGCGTTGGTTGAGCATTTTGACCGCTCGAAGGCATCGATTGAAAAGATTGAACTTGCGGGACCCGGGTTTATTAATTTTTATATGAATAATTCGTATTTAACGGATTTGATTCCAACGGTTCTTGAGGCTGGGGAAAAGTACGGGGAAACTACGGTTGGCGGCGGCCAAAAGATTCAGGTGGAGTTTGTTTCGGCGAATCCAACGGGAGATTTGCACCTTGGACATGCTCGCGGTGCGGCTGTTGGGGACTCGCTGTGCAATGTGTTAGCGAAGGCGGGCTATGCAGTTTCCCGGGAATATTATATTAATGATGCAGGAAACCAGATTAATAATTTGGCGAAGTCTGTTGATGCTCGTTATTTCCAAGCACTTGGCATGGATAAGCAAATGCCGGAGGACGGCTATCATGGGGCGGATATTGTTGGTATCGGACAGGCGCTGGCTGATGAATTTGGCGATAAGTATGTGAATGTTGCCGAGGAGGAGCGTTTTGAGTTTTTCCGTGAGTATGGTTTGAAGTTTGAAATGGAGAAGTTGAGGAAGGACCTTGAGGATTTCCGCGTGGGCTTTGATGTGTGGTATTCTGAGACGTCTCTTTATAAGAATGGAAAAATCGATGAGGCATTGGACGCGTTACGTGCAACTGGCTATATCTATGAAGAAGAAGGTGCTACTTGGCTTCGTTCAATGGATTTCGGCGATGATAAGAACCGCGTGTTGATTAAGCAGGACGGGTCTTATACCTATTTGACACCTGATATCGCATACCACAAGGACAAGCTGGACCGCGGCTTTGAAAAGTTGATTAATATTTGGGGTGCGGATCATCACGGGTATATTCCTCGGATGAAGGCGGCGCTTCAGGCATTGGGCTATGATCGTGATACGCTTGAAGTGGAAATCATTCAGCTCGTTCATCTATATAAGAACGGGGAAAAGATGAAGATGAGTAAGCGTACCGGTAAGGCGGTCACGATGCGTGATTTGGTGGATGAGGTTGGCCTCGATGCGACTCGTTATTTCTTTGCGATGCGCAGTTCGGATACGCATATGGATTTCGATTTGGATCTTGCGGTGTCTGAGTCAAATGAAAATCCTGTTTATTATGCACAGTATGCGCATGCTCGTATTTCTAGTATCCTGCGTTCAGGGGAAGAGCAGGGTGTGAAGGTGGATGAGGCGGCTGATTTTTCATTAGTGTCGTCTGAAAAGGAAATGGACTTATTGAAGAAGGTTGGAGAGTTCCCGTCGGCTGTCGGGGAGGCAGCTGTTAAGCGTATGCCGCACCGCATCACTAACTATATCTTTGATTTAGCGTCGACGTTCCACAGCTTTTATAACGCGGAAAAGGTGCTGGATATGGACAATGTCGAGCGTACGAAGGCGCGCCTTGCGTTGGTAAGATCGGTGCAGATTACGTTGAAGAATGCACTGGCGCTGATTGGTGTTTCGGCTCCGGAGAAAATGTAG
- the speB gene encoding agmatinase gives MRFDEAYSGNVFIKSHPSFEESQVVLYGMPMDWTVSYRPGSRFGPARIREVSIGLEEYSAYLDRELEEVKYFDAGDIPLPFGNPQRSIDMIEEYVDSILAAGKFPLGMGGEHLVSWPVMKAMYKKYPDLAIIHFDAHTDLREEYEGEPLSHSTPIRKIAEHIGPKNVYSFGIRSGMKEEFEWAKQNGMHISKFEVLEPLKEILPTLAGRPVYVTIDIDVLDPAHAPGTGTVDCGGITSKELLASIHAIARSEVNVVGGDLVEVAPIYDPSEQTANTASKLIREMILGWVK, from the coding sequence ATGCGTTTTGATGAGGCTTATTCGGGTAATGTATTTATTAAGAGTCATCCGAGTTTTGAGGAGAGTCAAGTGGTTCTTTACGGGATGCCGATGGATTGGACGGTAAGTTACCGCCCGGGTTCTCGTTTCGGTCCTGCTCGTATCCGCGAGGTTTCCATTGGTCTTGAGGAGTACAGTGCCTACCTTGACCGCGAGCTGGAAGAGGTTAAATACTTCGATGCGGGAGATATTCCACTTCCGTTCGGAAATCCGCAGCGAAGCATTGATATGATTGAAGAGTATGTGGATTCGATTCTTGCTGCAGGCAAGTTTCCACTTGGTATGGGTGGAGAGCATCTTGTTTCATGGCCGGTGATGAAGGCGATGTATAAGAAGTATCCTGATTTAGCGATCATCCACTTTGATGCACACACTGATTTGCGTGAGGAATATGAAGGCGAGCCGTTGTCACACTCGACGCCGATTCGTAAAATTGCGGAGCATATCGGACCGAAAAATGTGTATTCTTTCGGAATTCGTTCAGGTATGAAGGAAGAATTTGAGTGGGCGAAGCAAAATGGCATGCATATTTCTAAATTTGAAGTGCTTGAGCCTTTAAAAGAAATTCTGCCAACACTTGCCGGACGTCCGGTGTATGTGACGATTGATATCGATGTATTGGACCCAGCGCACGCACCTGGAACGGGTACAGTGGATTGTGGCGGAATCACTTCTAAAGAGCTTCTTGCTTCGATTCATGCGATTGCTCGTTCCGAAGTGAACGTCGTGGGTGGAGACCTTGTAGAGGTTGCTCCAATTTACGATCCTTCTGAACAAACAGCCAACACGGCGAGCAAGTTAATCCGTGAAATGATTTTAGGATGGGTTAAGTAA